One stretch of Rathayibacter festucae DSM 15932 DNA includes these proteins:
- a CDS encoding bleomycin resistance protein — protein sequence MSAADPAADPAFEPDLVPELLVEDLGRSLAFWCGPCGFAVRYARPEEGFAYLVRGTAHVMLDRIGSTRDWITAPLERPLGRGANLQIRVDDADAVAAALDAAGVPLFAPAETRWYRVGEEEAGVRQVLVTDPDGYLLRFQSSLGRRRAT from the coding sequence GTGAGTGCCGCCGACCCCGCCGCCGACCCCGCCTTCGAGCCCGACCTCGTCCCCGAGCTCCTCGTCGAGGACCTCGGGCGCAGCCTCGCCTTCTGGTGCGGCCCCTGCGGCTTCGCGGTCCGCTACGCGCGACCGGAGGAGGGCTTCGCGTACCTCGTCCGCGGCACCGCCCACGTCATGCTCGACCGGATCGGCAGCACCCGCGACTGGATCACCGCGCCGCTGGAGCGCCCGCTCGGCCGCGGCGCGAACCTCCAGATCCGCGTCGACGACGCCGACGCCGTCGCGGCGGCCCTCGACGCGGCAGGAGTGCCCCTGTTCGCCCCTGCCGAGACCCGCTGGTACCGGGTGGGGGAGGAGGAGGCGGGCGTCCGCCAGGTCCTCGTCACCGATCCCGACGGCTACCTCCTGCGCTTCCAGTCCTCGCTCGGGCGGCGCCGCGCGACGTGA